The Dreissena polymorpha isolate Duluth1 chromosome 2, UMN_Dpol_1.0, whole genome shotgun sequence nucleotide sequence GACCATTAGAAGCAATACATAGATACTCGCCGGTATCCTGACGTGAGGTATACTCTATTGTGTATCCCAAAGGGGAAGAGCTAGTGTTAAAAAATGACGATTTTGACACAAATGTCACTGTTGGAGGAGGGTTGCCGTTCCCTTCACATATGAACGTAATTTTTCTTCCTTCATTCAGTGAAACATTTACTTGGTTTCTGAATTCATCTATATAAAAGTCTCGCACAATCGCCGGAtctgtaaatataatatatagtttttcaaaacGTATATTTATGTTCTGAATCGTGTCGCGATAGTCGTAGGTAAGACGTTAACGAACACATAACATTTCATTGAACAATATGTCGGCAGAAAATGGGTTATAGACTCTAAATACTCATAAGAAGCAAACATACTCACTAAGGAGCTCTAATTTGAAGGAACCAATATTATTTCCTACAAATTGTCTTGCCCCCATATCATCCCTATTTACAGCATCGCAAAACGATACGTTGACAGTGGATTTTATGTTTACTGAAGGACATTCAGGATCGCTATACTCTTCCAATTTTCGGGTGATCGCTGGATTACCTTTTGATGTTGGACACGAACGATTTATTAATGATGAAGATGACTGTTTGAATAACTTTTCTGCGACACATGCCGTCCTAAGAACTGAAAACGTGCAATACGTaagcatttattattaatataatacaacAAATGAGTCTTACCGAAGACCTTTTTAAACCAAATTGTGTGGAAAATAGATCGAACAAACAACACACATTGAGCCATACGCTTACATATCAATGTTATGCTCCACTCTTTGCTGTTATTTTCTTCTAACTTGCACACAGCCATTGATCGATTTTCTTCTTTTGTGATTAGGTCGTTAATCACACTTATGTTAAAAAGATCAAATTTTGTTATCATGATTTTGTAACCATTGCCCATGAAAGCCGTATCTTCAACGGTCCAGTACATGACCTCTGGGGTCAGTTTAACATCTGAACAATTTACGGCCGCAACATTCGCGTGTGCAATTTGGTTTCCTGCAAGTTAGAAACAAAAAATAACGCATGCTTTGAAAATATATGAGCATGACTATAAATTAAAAACTCGTAAATTACTTATTGATGAGTGAATTATTTTATAAGCAAAATGCAGCAGCAGGAGAAATATTCTAGATTACACTGCGAGGTCCATTCGTATAGCAAGTGACTAATGGCCTAACAATTAGCCACATGAAAAAAGCGCGACAAACACGAACATAGACAAATGCGAATGTACGTACTCCCTGCAAACGGCAGATGcaatatgatattaaatcatgttTACCCTTCTCACTAAACATCAAACTTGGCCAATCAATAGTTAGGTTAAAAAAAGCgatacaagaaacaaaataaaaacagacaCAAATATACGggtaaatcaaataaaataacaaaacgtATTTCACACGATTAAGGCCATTATTAATTAAacgaaaaacaacatttaaaagctTAAATGCATCACAAACTATTCAAACAGCAATAAGTTGGAACACGTTGCAATTTAAGCATTATATAACTATAAAATATCGGATGCAAACTAGAGCAAAATACATGATTTTCGCGCAAAATGAACTAAAGCAAACCAATATATCTACTTTATCTcgtatatttttattaaagatcGAAATCTTTTAAGTAGTTTAACTAATTTGATTTGAAATGTAAGTATTTACAGTTtttatattgccatgctgtggtATCAATTAGTGCTATGAAGACACAGgctgttataaaataaacatatatccATTTTAGTATGCAACTTGAGGAACTTGAAAAAGGCTTTATATAAATGAGTGAATGATACCTGACAAACACACTTCAACGAATTTACTATAACTGGCAACTCCGTCTTTAGAACCATAGCATCTCAATTTATGACAGCCATGTTCCTTTTCATTCGAAGACATATTGCAAGCTGCACGAGAGTCAATTTTGCATCCGCACTGCAAATTTGGCATATTTTGCATGCCGTGTATAATACATGTTGACGCGTTGCGTTTCACTTCAACTAGTTTATTGTTTGCATCTTCAAAATACACTGTTGTACTGTTCTTATTACAAATTATTTCCATATTCAGTTGAGCGCCAATCAAAAACATAGCAAACGTTGTTGAATGCCCTGCAAAATGAATTTTGTTCATTCAAACTATAACTTTTTATACATGAACAAGTATAATGCAACGTACATAGAGTTTTGACTTGCCAACGTAAAAACGTTGTAACTTGAGATCGAACATTGTATAAGGCAAATAATTATGATGTTGGTTTAATTGAACCATTTCTAATTTTGTTATCTTGGTCAAATTTCGATGTAAGTTCGATCAGAATACTGAGCAATGGGTGGTAAAAATAAGCAACATCaattaacataacaattaaagtcaACGGCAGCGTATTCAGAGCTTTACTTTCTTTATGTAGCCAATGTTCTTGTGCAATAATGAtgtttattaaattcaataattttAAGAGTCTTTGATTTTAGCCCACAAAATAACGTTCACTTACCATAAAAGTAACCAAAATACACACTTGCCAATGCATGATTAACATTCACTGATATCCCAAGCATGGTTTATAATGTATCTGTATTTGTAACTATATCTGCGATAAGTGATAATGTTGATAACATAAATGTTATCTAATATTTCCAACAGCAGCTCTATACAGAAGAGTTCGATTTAGTATTATCTATAAAGCACATTTCTGTTACACGGTCGTTACATATTTGTTTCAGTGCTTGTTTGAACAATTACTATTAGAAGCGTTTCAAGTGTTTAAAGTGTTTCGTTCAATAGGAAATCATGTCCTTCTAAACACTGTAACACATGACCGCGTCAACGTTTTTATATTTCCATACAAGAGCCAAATATTGTGAAAAGGTTTATACAtgcttaatgttttataaaagaCATGAATTTTAATCCTAACGTAGGGTAAATACAACTACATTGTGGAGTTCATGTATTACGATTGTCTTCTACCGCATACGTTAATAATGTTCACACCGGTGTCTTGTTTAAATGTTCATCATacgcaaaataaaaaacaaattgaacCC carries:
- the LOC127869776 gene encoding uncharacterized protein LOC127869776, which translates into the protein MFLIGAQLNMEIICNKNSTTVYFEDANNKLVEVKRNASTCIIHGMQNMPNLQCGCKIDSRAACNMSSNEKEHGCHKLRCYGSKDGVASYSKFVEVCLSGNQIAHANVAAVNCSDVKLTPEVMYWTVEDTAFMGNGYKIMITKFDLFNISVINDLITKEENRSMAVCKLEENNSKEWSITLIFLRTACVAEKLFKQSSSSLINRSCPTSKGNPAITRKLEEYSDPECPSVNIKSTVNVSFCDAVNRDDMGARQFVGNNIGSFKLELLSEYVCFL